Proteins encoded by one window of Acipenser ruthenus chromosome 59, fAciRut3.2 maternal haplotype, whole genome shotgun sequence:
- the LOC117410038 gene encoding TCF3 fusion partner homolog isoform X1: protein MMEDFSDLALPPLFGGHILEAELETEGVEFVDGGGVSESQVEEESQERERRESERERDRRKYCNLSRRCREIEQVNERTLNRLHQVQKLSRQLKKERRFLMKTLNSYGDDYRSAQLTFLLEEELSGTADSAHREEGEGPEEAAGSSPSALLQSASSNKRKRHRAAKEKEAQLEGEMSSHSETHVSGYCSGSSPVQRTPSDFP from the exons ATGATGGAAGACTTCTCTGACCTAGCCCTGCCCCCTCTGTTCGGAGGTCACATCCTGGAGGCGGAGCTGGAGACGGAGGGGGTGGAGTTTGTGGACGGGGGCGGAGTCTCGGAGAGCCAGGTGGAGGAGGAGtctcaggagagagagaggagggagagcgagagagagagagacaggaggaagTACTGCAACCTGAGCAGGAGGTGTAGAGAGAtcgaacag gtgAATGAACGCACTCTCAATCGTCTTCACCAGGTGCAGAAGCTGAGCAGGCAGCTGAAGAAGGAGAGGCG GTTCTTGATGAAAACTCTGAATTCCTATGGAGATGATTACAGGAGCGCCCAGCTGACCTTTCTATTGGAG GAGGAGCTGAGTGGCACTGCTGACTCCGCCcacagagaggagggggagggaccTGAAGAAGCTGctggctcctccccctccgcTCTCCTCCAATCAGCCTCCAGCAACAAGAGGAAACGGCACCGTGCAGCCAAGGAGAAAGAGGCGCAG cTGGAAGGAGAGATGTCATCTCACTCTGAAACTCATGTCTCTGGGTACTGCAGTGGCAGCAGCCCGGTTCAAAGGACCCCTTCAGACTTCCCCTAG
- the LOC117410038 gene encoding TCF3 fusion partner homolog isoform X2, translated as MMEDFSDLALPPLFGGHILEAELETEGVEFVDGGGVSESQVEEESQERERRESERERDRRKYCNLSRRCREIEQVNERTLNRLHQVQKLSRQLKKERRFLMKTLNSYGDDYRSAQLTFLLEEELSGTADSALLQSASSNKRKRHRAAKEKEAQLEGEMSSHSETHVSGYCSGSSPVQRTPSDFP; from the exons ATGATGGAAGACTTCTCTGACCTAGCCCTGCCCCCTCTGTTCGGAGGTCACATCCTGGAGGCGGAGCTGGAGACGGAGGGGGTGGAGTTTGTGGACGGGGGCGGAGTCTCGGAGAGCCAGGTGGAGGAGGAGtctcaggagagagagaggagggagagcgagagagagagagacaggaggaagTACTGCAACCTGAGCAGGAGGTGTAGAGAGAtcgaacag gtgAATGAACGCACTCTCAATCGTCTTCACCAGGTGCAGAAGCTGAGCAGGCAGCTGAAGAAGGAGAGGCG GTTCTTGATGAAAACTCTGAATTCCTATGGAGATGATTACAGGAGCGCCCAGCTGACCTTTCTATTGGAG GAGGAGCTGAGTGGCACTGCTGA ctccgcTCTCCTCCAATCAGCCTCCAGCAACAAGAGGAAACGGCACCGTGCAGCCAAGGAGAAAGAGGCGCAG cTGGAAGGAGAGATGTCATCTCACTCTGAAACTCATGTCTCTGGGTACTGCAGTGGCAGCAGCCCGGTTCAAAGGACCCCTTCAGACTTCCCCTAG